CGTTAATTTCAGCAGCTTCTGCAAGCGATTCCAAAACAATCCCACAATCAACACAACAACAGGCTGCTGATTATTTAGGCCACTGGGCACAGAAGGATTTTCAATCATGGGTAGATAAGGGTTTAATTTCAGGCTATGGACAAGGAATTTACAAACCGAATCAGGAGATCACCCGCGCGGAATGGGTCACATTGATAAACCGTGTCTTTAATTTGCAGGAAAAAGCAGAAATCAGCTTCATGGATGTATCAGAGACCGGCGCTTATTACAGCGATATCCAGAAAGCAGCGGCTGCAGGATATATATCTGGATACAGCGATGGCACCTTTCGAGCAACACAGCAAGTAAGTCGTCAAGAAGCCGCGGTTATGCTTTACAGACTATTCCAGCTTAATTCTTCTGCAAATACCTCTGCACCAAAAGACGTTGAAGACTTACCAACATGGAGCCAAGAAGCCGTATTATCTTTATTTAGTGAAGGTTACTTAAGTGGTTATAATGACGGCACCTTTAAAGGCACAAAGGCTGTATCTAGAGCGGAAGCACTGCGCATGATTGAGGAGTTGGCCGGTGAAATTACTACAAAAAGTGGGAGTTATACGGGTATTACCTCTCGCAATATGGTTATCAGTAGTCCGGGTGTTGAGTTGAACAACTCCACCATCTCCGGAAACCTGTACCTTACCGAAGGTATTGCAGAAGGCGACATTACGCTGAATAACGTTACCGTTAAAGGAAAAGTATACGTGTCCGGCGGCGGCGAAAACAGCATCGTACTTAGCAACTCTAATGCGGCCGACATGGCGGTTGATAAACACAATGGTAAACTCCGCATCGTTACTAAAGGAAACAGCGCTGTACCAAGCGTACGCGTACATTCTGGTGTAACGCTTGAGGAAGATAATTCGTTGACGGGAGCAGGCTTCGGTCAGGTTATTATCGAGAATACACTCCCTAACGATTCAACGATCAGGCTGAAAGGCAATTTTGATTCCACTGAGATTAAAGCCTTGGGGGCGCCTATACTACATCTAGCTGCAGGCAGTATTACCGAAGTTACACTGAAGCAAATAGTTAAGCTGCGTGTAGATGCAGGTACAGCAATCAATAATCTCATTCTTGGTATAAACGATATCATTACGATTCAAGGCACTGGGAAAGTTGGTTTTGACAGTAAATACAGTCACCTAATCAAATTCGAAACGCCTAGCCCTACAGCTACGGCAACCCCTGGTACAAGTTCAGGTGGATCAGACGGCGGCGTTGTTTCCACACCTGCACCTTCTGCTACTCCGGTTCCTCCGGCTACACCGACTCCTACTGCTACACCAGAACCGACTGCTCCGGCACCAGCACTCACCAATGTTTCTGTACATGATCCGTCGGTGGTCGTAGACAAAGGTACGTATTATGTATTCGGGTCTCATATCGATGCAGCCAAATCGGATGATCTGATGAACTGGACTCATTTCACAAATGGCTATACAACACCAGGTAACGTACTTTTTGGTGATCTTTCCGCGAATCTAGCAGAATCCTTTAAATGGGCTGGCGAGAACGATTCTGACAGTAAAGGTGGCTTCTCCATATGGGCTCCAGACGTTTTCTGGAATGAGGCTTACAAGAATGCGGATGGAACAACCGGCGCTTATATGATGTATTACAGTGCCTCCTCCACTTACATCCGCTCAGCGATTGGTTATGCCACTTCGCAAAATATCGAAGGTCCTTACACCTATGGAAATACCGTAATTTATTCTGGTTTCACCAAGGAAGAGGATTACGATACTAACAGTAAGGTCAATAAAAAATGGACAAACACTAATATTCAGAAACTTATTGATAATGGAACATTGGATGATGTCAACCCAGATTGGTTTGACGCAGGCGGTTCATATAAGAACAAAACATATACAAACGCAATTGACCCTACCTTATTCTACGATAAAGATGGCAAGCTGTGGATGACATATGGATCATGGTCAGGCGGCATATTTATTCTAGAAATCGATCCAGCTACCGGCGAGCCTAAATATCCAGGCGAAGATGGTAAAACCGCTGATGGACGTTTAATTGATCGCTATTTCGGGACCCATATTTCCGGCGGGATGACCAAATCAGGTGAAGGGCCTTATATCGCTTATGATAAGAATACGGGTTATTACTATTTGTATGTGACTTATGGAGGACTAGCGTCCGACGGTGGTTACAACATGCGTCAATTCCGTTCAACGAATCCGGATGGCCCATATGTGGATGCTGCCGGACAAAGCGCAGTGCTCGCAACGAGCAATGACCATTCAGCCATTGGTAATAAAGTACTTGGTAACTTCATGTTCACGAATCTGAACAGTGACCCTGACTTCCAAACCTACGGCTATGTAGCATCTGGCCACAATTCAGTGAATTACGACGATGAGACGGGTAAAATATTCAACTTTTTCCACACTCGGTTCCCGCAGCGTGGTGAAACACATGAGCTTCGTGTGCATCAAATGTTCACGAACGAAGACGGATGGCCGATCACATCACCTCATCGTTACACCGGTGAAACTATCGCAGCCGTTAAGCAGGAAGATGTTATTGGAGCCTATCAGTTCGTGAATCACGGCAAAGATACTTCCGCCAAAATCAAATCCACAACAGATATCGAACTCCGCGGTGATGGAACCATTACAGGATCCGTAACCGGTACCTGGGAGCTAAAGGGAGAGTATTACGTCGACCTACTCCTCAATGAAACAGAAAACGGAGCCGCCGTACAAAATCTTTACAAAGGCGTATTCGTGAAGCAATGGGATTCCTCCCGGCAGAGCAATGTTATGACTTTCACAGCGATGTCCAATAAGGGTGTTACCGTCTGGGGCAGCCAAATTGAACTGCTGAGCACTGAACAAATTGTATCCAATATTAAAGAGAGTTTAAGCTTGGGCAACACAAGTAAGATATACAAAGACCTCACTCTCCCAACTGAAGCCGTAAGAGGAACCGTTATTACATGGTCATCTTCCAATAATGACATAGTAGGAAACGATGGTTCAGTGACTCGTCCTGAAAAAGGACTCGGAAATGCAACAGTTGAACTTACTGCTACGATTACACTAGGAGAATCCACTGCAACTAAGACCTTTACTATCGTTGTAATGGAACTGACCGGCAATGTGCTGGAAGATGGTTTGGTGGCAGCGTATGATTTTGAAGGAAATCTTTCAGAAAACGGAGATCGTACTGCTAAGGGTACAATTACGGGAAATCGGATTAACAATACTGGTGGTAACATCACTTATGAGACGGGTGAAGAAGGTCTTGCAGCTAAATTCGACGGTAACTCCGGTATTCGCCTACCAAACGGTTTGATTAAAGGCAACACCTATACAATAGGCATGTGGCTTAACCCAGAACAATTAACACAATTCACCACTGCTTTCTTTGGTGCTACAACGGATACGAATTGGATTAGCTTATTGCCTTATGGAAACGGTGGAGCTACAACCCGGATGTGGTTTGGTAACCAAACCTTCCATGATGCAGAAGCTGGCATGCAGATTCCAGTTAACCAATGGTCGCATATAGCTTTCACTTACGATGCTGGGGCAGTGAAGCTGTATGTTAACGGAGTATTGAAATACACAGGAAAAGGATTTACGGATGTCTTCGCCAGCGAGGATGCAGTGTTCTCCCTAGGTGTAAACTACTGGGATATCCCTTACAAAGGATTGATCGATAACCTGCGCATCTATGAAAGTGCACTTTCCGCAGAAGCAGTAGACTTGCTGGTAAACGGCCAGCCTGACTGCGATATTAAAGTAAGCACGATAACCATCACGGAGTCTGAAAAAGCATTAGAATTAGAAAATAGCTTTACACCTCAAGTAAAAGTGCTGCCTACCAATGCCGGAAATAAGACATTAACTTGGAGTTCTAGTGATTCCAATGTAGTTTCAGTTGATGCTGCAACAGGAACAGTGACGGCACTAACGGTCGGTGGCGAAGCAGTGATTACAGCCACCGCGACTGATGGCAGTGGTATCTCGGCAGACTATAAGGTAAAAGTTACAGATGGTAAAGTTGCCTATTATGCTTTTGATGGAAACCTTAATGACTCCCTCCAATTGATCGGTACTGGCCAGGTTACGGGAATAAAAATTGAGGCTCCAACTGTAGGCAATATCACTTACGGCAACGGTATTGCTGATCAAGCAGCAGTATTTGACGGTGCTTCCGGTATCCGATTGCCTGATGGATTAATTAGCAGTGATACTTATACAGTATCTATGTGGCTAAACCCTGAGCAGCTTACAACTGCAACAACAACTTTCTTCGGCGCTGCTTCGATTAATAGCTGGATCAGCTTTGTTCCACAGAACAGTGATGGTATAACATTGCTGTGGTCAGGTCAGGCTTGGTACGATGCCCTTACAAATATGAGAATCCCAGAACAACAATGGACGCATGTAGCATTTACAGTCAAACACGGTACAGTTAAGGTTTATATCAACGGCGTTGAGAAATTCTCTGGTGAGGACTTTCCTAATGTATTTAGAAACAAGAATGGTGTATTCTCTCTTGGTGTAAACTATTGGGACGTACCCTATATGGGAATGATGGATGAACTGAAGATTTACAGCAGAGCGCTCAAATCAGAAGAAATACTGACAGAGTATAACTCGAATGTAAATTAAGAGAATCATCGATTGGAAAGAGAGCGGAGCCTTAGGCTTCGTTCTTTTTTTCTCGAATACCTCTCTCGTTGTGATTGACCGTTCAGAAAATTTCTCACCGTCGTATTGTAAAATAAGCATTTAAATAATATAATCATTAACTATACGTCTTGAATAAACGATAATTCAGCCTTTCTTATTAATAAATCCCTTAATCGAGTAGTCTATAAATTTAAATTGGAGGCCATATATGAAACTTGACCTGTCGGAAGAATCCCTTCCCGTCTACGAAGCTTTAGCCAGCTCAGTACGTCTACATCTGTTGCGTTTGCTTGCCGAGAAGCCTATGAATGTCAAGGAATTGGCCGGTGCAGTAAATTTGAGCAGCGCCATTATGACTATGCATGTGCGCAAGCTGGAAGCTGCAGGACTTATCCAGACACATATGGCGCCTGGACGAAGTGGTCTGCAAAAGATCTGTACGCTAGCTGCTGAAAGTGCAGAAATCACCTTTCCGGGCAGACAAATCAATGAGCGCAAAAGCTACCGCAAGGAAATTCCTGTGGGACATTATTCCGACTTCCTGATCGAGCCTACCTGCGGTCTTGCCACTACTGAGCAAGTGATTGGCAGCTTTGATGATCCCCGTTATTTCTGGGATCTCGAACGTATGAATGCTGGTATTCTTTGGTTCGGTAAAGGATATATCGAATATAAAATCCCTAACTTCCTTCTCTCCAGTCAACAGCCAGAGGAGCTAATCATTACAATGGAAATTGCTTCCGAAGCACCTTCCATTAATAATAATTGGCCCTCGGATATCACCTTCACACTGAACGGAGTGCAGCTTGGATTCTGGACAAGTCCCGGTGACTACGGAGATAGACGTGGCAAATACACGCCGGCTTGGTGGCCAGCGCTCACGAATCAATACGGCCTACTTAAGCAGCTACGTGTTACACCTAAAGGCACATTTATGGATGGTCTGAAGCTGTCCGACGTTACACTGGATCAAGTGAACATCCGCAACAAGCAATGGACCTTTAAGCTTTCCGTCGATGAAGAGGCCGAGCATATTGGCGGCATTACCCTTTTTGGCAAAGGCTTTGGCAACTATAATGACGATCTAATCGTTGAGCTGTTCTATAAAGATACTCATGAATAAAGCCGCATTCATCTCCTATTGGAGAGTCGAATGCGGCTCTTATTTTGCCTTATTTCACCTTAAATAAAAGGTCCCCATAAACCGCCACCAGGCAGTGGACAGCCACGTTCCTTAAGCTTAGCTACAACGGGTATAATGCAGCCGCATGCGACGCAAGTTACGCCCTCATGCAGCTTAGGACAAGTCCCGCAAAGAGAAATCCGTTCAGCGTAAACTTCATCCGGAACACAAAGCTCTGACTTAAACATGGATGATGACAATATACGGTCTATCTGCGCTTCGGTAACCTTATAATCGTCTCGACATCCCTTGCATGCAGATGTTGTTGACATGATAACACCACCTTATGCCTTCGGCGTAATCTCTAGCACAGTTACTGACATTGGAGGTAGCTCTACATTAAGCAGATCACCCTCAAGTGTAAAGGCAGTAAAGGCTTGCGGTACTACCGCATCCGGCTGACTGAAGGTATTGTGAGCATCTATCTTGTCACCTGCCAGCGTTGTGCCAGTTACTTCAACCTTCTGCCCAGAAAGACCGCGAAGCTCGAGGGGAACAGTAGCCGATGCAGCGTGGTTCAGGTTGCACAGGCTAACATGGATGACTCCAGCGTCTGTTACGGAAGCTGAAGCAGACACTTCAGGGATCTCGTGACCTTCAAAGCTGTAAGTCCCACTGTCGATTGTCAAATCCAATAATTCAGCATCCTGATGGACTTTAAACATATTGAATACATGGTACGTCGGGGTTAGCACCATTTTTTCTCCTTCGGTCAAAATAACCGCTTGAAGCACGTTAATGGTCTGCGCAATATTTGCCATCCGTACCCGATCACTGTGTTTATGGAAAATATTCAGTGACACTCCAGCTACCAAGGCATCTCGAATCGAATTTTGTTGATACAAAAATCCAGGATTCGTCCCCGGCTCAACATCATACCAAGTTCCCCACTCGTCAACGATAAGGCCTACTCTTTTATCTGGATCATATTTGTCCATAATAACGCTATGTTTTGTAATCAGCTCATCCATACGAAGGGCCTTCTCTAAGGTACTAAACCATTCACCCGTTTCAAAGCCTGTCGCTGCACCTTTATTCTCCCAAGCTGGACCAGGAATCGTATAGTAATGAAGCGTAATAGAGTCCATAAAGCGTGTAGCTTCACGCATCAGAACCTCCATCCAGTGATAATCATCCACGTTAGGACCACAAGCAATCCGGTGAATCCGATTGTCCCCATAATTACGAACATACGTCTGATATTGGCGATAAAGATCTGCATAATATTCTGGACGCATATTCCCGCCGCAGCCCCAGTTCTCATTACCGACGCCAAAATAAGTCACAGTCCAAGGCTCTTGATGGCCGTTCTGCTGGCGAAGCTCAGACATCGGTGAAACACCGCCAAAGGTTAAATACTCTACCCATTCGGACATCTCTTGAACCGTACCACTTCCCACATTACCGTTGATATAAGGCTCACATTCCAGCAGCTCACATAGTTCCATAAATTCATGCGTACCAAAATGGTTGTTCTCAACCGTGCCGCCCCAGTGCGTGTTGATCATACGTTTACGAGCTTCGCGATCTCCAATACCATCTTTCCAATGATATTCATCCGCGAAACATCCACCCGGCCAACGAAGCACTGGAATTTGAATTTCTTTAAGCGCTTTCACAACATCATTACGAATACCGTTAGTGTTAGGAATCGGTGAATCCTCTCCGACCCAAATCCCTTCATAAATACAACGTCCTAGATGCTCAGAGAAGTGTCCATAAATATTTTTGTTAATCGTACCTTTACGAATGTCTGTGTTAAGAATTGCGCGCTCTGCCATGAATAAGTTCCGCCCTTCAACATTTATATTTTTATTAACTAATTAATAATTATATAAGCATTATAGAGCGGTGCTCAGCGATCCGTCAATCACCAATATGAATGAAGGCTATTCTTTATCAATAGGTTTACTTATCCCGTCTTCATAATAATCAAAAACGAGCTGATGTTGCGTTCCTCTTACGCCGTAAAATACGTCGGAGATGCGTTTCCCCTTACGTCTTAATTCGTTTTCCAGCCATTCTTTGGTCAGGTCATTATTCTCAAGATTCTCTTCAATGAGTATGCCATCCATAATTAACTCAATGGGAAAGCTCTGTGGGACCGAAGGAAGCTTCAGATCTTTTCTGGTAACATATTGGTACTCTTGTTTCTTCAAGACAGATACCATTCCGTTATCTTCTAGCACAGCGTATTCCACTACCTCTAGATTAAAAATTTCTTTTTCCCTCAGTGCCTGATCCAAGGAGTCCAGCGAATACCTTACCTTTTTCATATTCCCATCAAGAATTTTCCCATTTTCTATAAGCACCGTGGGTGAACCCGATAT
This window of the Paenibacillus sp. FSL R10-2734 genome carries:
- a CDS encoding alpha-N-arabinofuranosidase translates to MAERAILNTDIRKGTINKNIYGHFSEHLGRCIYEGIWVGEDSPIPNTNGIRNDVVKALKEIQIPVLRWPGGCFADEYHWKDGIGDREARKRMINTHWGGTVENNHFGTHEFMELCELLECEPYINGNVGSGTVQEMSEWVEYLTFGGVSPMSELRQQNGHQEPWTVTYFGVGNENWGCGGNMRPEYYADLYRQYQTYVRNYGDNRIHRIACGPNVDDYHWMEVLMREATRFMDSITLHYYTIPGPAWENKGAATGFETGEWFSTLEKALRMDELITKHSVIMDKYDPDKRVGLIVDEWGTWYDVEPGTNPGFLYQQNSIRDALVAGVSLNIFHKHSDRVRMANIAQTINVLQAVILTEGEKMVLTPTYHVFNMFKVHQDAELLDLTIDSGTYSFEGHEIPEVSASASVTDAGVIHVSLCNLNHAASATVPLELRGLSGQKVEVTGTTLAGDKIDAHNTFSQPDAVVPQAFTAFTLEGDLLNVELPPMSVTVLEITPKA
- a CDS encoding DUF421 domain-containing protein; translated protein: MQAHMDIVFRTLVAMIMLLLIAKILGKQTISSLTFLDFVTGIILGSLAANLAFNKDLKSSYMIVALIVIAATSFLLSVIAIKSRRMRSWISGSPTVLIENGKILDGNMKKVRYSLDSLDQALREKEIFNLEVVEYAVLEDNGMVSVLKKQEYQYVTRKDLKLPSVPQSFPIELIMDGILIEENLENNDLTKEWLENELRRKGKRISDVFYGVRGTQHQLVFDYYEDGISKPIDKE
- a CDS encoding LamG-like jellyroll fold domain-containing protein; translation: MRKTTRKLTASLLALTLLIPAPLISAASASDSKTIPQSTQQQAADYLGHWAQKDFQSWVDKGLISGYGQGIYKPNQEITRAEWVTLINRVFNLQEKAEISFMDVSETGAYYSDIQKAAAAGYISGYSDGTFRATQQVSRQEAAVMLYRLFQLNSSANTSAPKDVEDLPTWSQEAVLSLFSEGYLSGYNDGTFKGTKAVSRAEALRMIEELAGEITTKSGSYTGITSRNMVISSPGVELNNSTISGNLYLTEGIAEGDITLNNVTVKGKVYVSGGGENSIVLSNSNAADMAVDKHNGKLRIVTKGNSAVPSVRVHSGVTLEEDNSLTGAGFGQVIIENTLPNDSTIRLKGNFDSTEIKALGAPILHLAAGSITEVTLKQIVKLRVDAGTAINNLILGINDIITIQGTGKVGFDSKYSHLIKFETPSPTATATPGTSSGGSDGGVVSTPAPSATPVPPATPTPTATPEPTAPAPALTNVSVHDPSVVVDKGTYYVFGSHIDAAKSDDLMNWTHFTNGYTTPGNVLFGDLSANLAESFKWAGENDSDSKGGFSIWAPDVFWNEAYKNADGTTGAYMMYYSASSTYIRSAIGYATSQNIEGPYTYGNTVIYSGFTKEEDYDTNSKVNKKWTNTNIQKLIDNGTLDDVNPDWFDAGGSYKNKTYTNAIDPTLFYDKDGKLWMTYGSWSGGIFILEIDPATGEPKYPGEDGKTADGRLIDRYFGTHISGGMTKSGEGPYIAYDKNTGYYYLYVTYGGLASDGGYNMRQFRSTNPDGPYVDAAGQSAVLATSNDHSAIGNKVLGNFMFTNLNSDPDFQTYGYVASGHNSVNYDDETGKIFNFFHTRFPQRGETHELRVHQMFTNEDGWPITSPHRYTGETIAAVKQEDVIGAYQFVNHGKDTSAKIKSTTDIELRGDGTITGSVTGTWELKGEYYVDLLLNETENGAAVQNLYKGVFVKQWDSSRQSNVMTFTAMSNKGVTVWGSQIELLSTEQIVSNIKESLSLGNTSKIYKDLTLPTEAVRGTVITWSSSNNDIVGNDGSVTRPEKGLGNATVELTATITLGESTATKTFTIVVMELTGNVLEDGLVAAYDFEGNLSENGDRTAKGTITGNRINNTGGNITYETGEEGLAAKFDGNSGIRLPNGLIKGNTYTIGMWLNPEQLTQFTTAFFGATTDTNWISLLPYGNGGATTRMWFGNQTFHDAEAGMQIPVNQWSHIAFTYDAGAVKLYVNGVLKYTGKGFTDVFASEDAVFSLGVNYWDIPYKGLIDNLRIYESALSAEAVDLLVNGQPDCDIKVSTITITESEKALELENSFTPQVKVLPTNAGNKTLTWSSSDSNVVSVDAATGTVTALTVGGEAVITATATDGSGISADYKVKVTDGKVAYYAFDGNLNDSLQLIGTGQVTGIKIEAPTVGNITYGNGIADQAAVFDGASGIRLPDGLISSDTYTVSMWLNPEQLTTATTTFFGAASINSWISFVPQNSDGITLLWSGQAWYDALTNMRIPEQQWTHVAFTVKHGTVKVYINGVEKFSGEDFPNVFRNKNGVFSLGVNYWDVPYMGMMDELKIYSRALKSEEILTEYNSNVN
- a CDS encoding DUF6171 family protein → MSTTSACKGCRDDYKVTEAQIDRILSSSMFKSELCVPDEVYAERISLCGTCPKLHEGVTCVACGCIIPVVAKLKERGCPLPGGGLWGPFI
- a CDS encoding ArsR family transcriptional regulator, translated to MKLDLSEESLPVYEALASSVRLHLLRLLAEKPMNVKELAGAVNLSSAIMTMHVRKLEAAGLIQTHMAPGRSGLQKICTLAAESAEITFPGRQINERKSYRKEIPVGHYSDFLIEPTCGLATTEQVIGSFDDPRYFWDLERMNAGILWFGKGYIEYKIPNFLLSSQQPEELIITMEIASEAPSINNNWPSDITFTLNGVQLGFWTSPGDYGDRRGKYTPAWWPALTNQYGLLKQLRVTPKGTFMDGLKLSDVTLDQVNIRNKQWTFKLSVDEEAEHIGGITLFGKGFGNYNDDLIVELFYKDTHE